The following are from one region of the Capsicum annuum cultivar UCD-10X-F1 chromosome 1, UCD10Xv1.1, whole genome shotgun sequence genome:
- the LOC107839483 gene encoding cycloartenol-C-24-methyltransferase 1, which produces MSKQGAFDLAFGVGGKIGKDDVLSAVDKYEKYHGYYGGEAAERTNNYTDMVNKYYDLCTSFYEYGWGESFHFAPRWIGESLQESMKRHEHFLALQLGLKPGQKVLDVGCGIGGPLREIARFSSTSVTGLNNNEYQITRGQVLNRKVGLDQTCNFVKGDFMKMPFPDNSFDAVYAIEATCHAPDPVGCYKEIYRVLKPGQCFAVYEWCMTDSYNPNNAEQKRIKEEIELGNGLPEIRSTQQCLEAAKKAGFEVVWDKDLAEDSPVSWYMPLDTSHFSLSSFRLTAVGRLFTRNLVSALEYVGLAPKGSQRVQAFLEKAAEGLVGGAKKGIFTPMYFFLVRKPISDSQ; this is translated from the exons GTATGAGAAGTATCATGGTTATTATGGTGGTGAAGCAGCAGAGAGAACGAATAACTACACTGACATG GTAAACAAATACTATGATCTTTGCACTAGCTTCTACGAATACGGCTGGGGAGAGTCATTCCATTTTGCACCCAG GTGGATAGGAGAATCACTCCAGGAAAGCATGAAGAGGCATGAGCACTTCCTTGCCTTGCAACTGGGGCTGAAACCAGGACAAAAG GTCTTGGATGTAGGATGTGGAATTGGAGGGCCGTTAAGAGAAATTGCTCGATTCAg CTCTACATCGGTTACAGGCCTCAACAACAATGAATATCAGATAACTAGGGGACAG GTGTTGAACCGCAAAGTAGGATTGGATCAGACTTGCAACTTTGTAAAG GGTGATTTCATGAAAATGCCATTCCCTGACAACAGCTTTGATGCAGTGTACGCAATAGAAGCTACCTGCCATGCTCCAGATCCG GTTGGATGCTATAAAGAGATCTATAGGGTGCTGAAGCCTGGTCAGTGCTTTGCTGTGTATGAGTGGTGTATGACTGATTCATACAATCCAAATAACGCAGAGCAGAAAAGGATCAAG GAAGAAATTGAGCTTGGAAATGGTCTCCCAGAGATTAGATCAACACAACAGTGCCTAGAAGCAGCGAAAAAAGCTGGTTTTGAA GTTGTGTGGGATAAGGATCTCGCTGAGGATTCGCCTGTTTCATGGTACATGCCTTTAGATACTAGTCACTTCTCACTCAGTAGCTTCCGCCTAACAGCTGTTGGCAGACTTTTCACCAGAAATCTG GTGTCAGCACTCGAATACGTGGGACTTGCTCCTAAAGGCAGTCAAAGGGTtcaagctttcttggagaaagcTGCAGAAGGTCTTGTTGGTGGTGCCAA GAAAGGGATCTTCACGCCAATGTATTTCTTCTTGGTTCGCAAGCCCATATCAGACTCCCAGTAA